One Pyrenophora tritici-repentis strain M4 chromosome 5, whole genome shotgun sequence DNA window includes the following coding sequences:
- a CDS encoding UBN2 multi-domain protein gives MAVEKEEWKIPQLTAENHDTWFRRNKVKLKGKKVFYVCEKNLVQHCQIAIAGELTEAMEELEIAEADKHTKIRVNIEKRDKYLEDEATAIDLLFRSLTEDDQALIDEYDTAFQFWAYLQKKYTQTDATTANIYMTRIQTFTFNPGNTIVGSWEKLKEYRRKLVAADADTNGAYKDSALLLVLIRSLPKEFKTTIDTLNAQLNLTVEQKLKFLEEKEVRDQQDADEKALPAFRKTEKYVPPYKRRNHKSSPLSSDSESGTKFMVQCFLCDGAHGVRDCPRRERARKLLKEYDAKKSSKPPIKTLKQRNSHKKTGKAYGAEEVNSESDELSETSDSEPEEIETCRLSKDIVGKASPSTWAADTGASSHMSDQPSLFRRMIKIKRRLVRVGGGELYADWKGEAQVVCKDGSSTWLSEVLLVPNLGVNLLSGRRICAAGLKGRFNSHVLCFKLGKEIIIKATMDDGLYVVSHIADGYHETAFLGTEPHTPVKSELKVNEKERYLLYHRRFAHLGPTKIAKLHEVTTLQKKIQVPEKIEICEVCSLTKMKNSIPKQLREHKATKLALVQFDIAGPFPTSLRGNRWFLQIIDSYTRKNWVIPLKKKGDAQRELRIWKTFVEHQTGEKVKAAGTDNAPELLQQAEEWRVTQGVEIQPTTIASSHQNGPAERNIQTAEADMRAMLKDAGLPIEFWDEAVEADAYLRNRTNTGPMINGKQVSPEEAFTGTKPSIDHIRVWGSKCYSYINPKTIPADQRHDKLVDRGRIGVFMGYSETTNKQFKFYSPELGYTSRTSRLSVDEYTPGGKVELRLRNIPAGPQGTQNTMPDRKPRGRPRKDLELSPAERMEPTPTERMEPSPAEPMEPSPTEPMEPSPAEPIEPVSENLMEPSSAELTHEPVKRHRGRPRRLTTIPPTAPSDERVPNLVNEEGPEEPCTQSVREKEIPRYFTRQAKRKRSNEEIVEDERFSKIVKAMLAQVGLTEEQTRLSEKAFAATEIAGIQIPQTHEQAINDPKYGKQWKAAILEEIIALIENRTWEEVPKPKDANMVDSKWVFTVKTNLDGTVERFKARLVARGFTQAHGTDYNETFAPTVRMDTLRLFMATVAAENLECFHFDIKNAFTESHLKEEIFLKQPQGVEVKKGYVLRVLRSLYGLKQAARDWNLLIKKELLAWGFVQSLADPCMFIHKEKQLRILVYVDDIAAAAKDRAQIDWFYEKLSGRFNTKNLGRFIRSLEYELRETESAAQSTSIKNNYTSFRPATDNDTRIDITEYQQVIGSLMFAMVLTRPDIAFTLGKLSQYMSDPAEHHGHALKNLLRYLRSTVTLKLRYGPGGVHSQFVIYSDADWASDMVDRKSVSGSTAMFYGGPISWSSKKQRSVATSSCESEYIALSTCCKQGQWIAQMFRDLGFPKYIGKDTNKVQMLGDNQGAIALTKNPHLHERSKHIDVCYHFIRDLAEQGKLDVAYVPTADMVADGMTKPLQRVAFERFKNQLGVVLGPDLP, from the exons atggctgtagagaaggaagaatggaagattccccaacttacagctgaaaaccacgatacttggttccgccgaaacaaggtcaagcttaaggggaagaaagtcttctatgtctgcgagaaaaaCCTGGTACAGCACTGCCAAATAGCAATAGCCGGTGAACTaacggaggctatggaagagttggaaattgctgaagcagacaagcatactaagatccgcgtcaacattgaaaaaagagacaagtacctagaagatgaagccactgcaatcgatctcttgtttcggtcgcttactgaagatgaccaagcccttattgacgaatacgacactgccttccagttctgggcctacctacaaaagaagtacacccaaactgacgccacaaccgccaacatttacatgaccagaattcaaacgttcacattCAATCCTGGGAACACAattgttggatcatgggaaaagctaaaggaataccgacgcaaactcgtagcagcagacgctgacaccaacggagcttacaaggactctgcactactactcgttcttattagatcactcccgaaagaatttaagactacgattgacaccttaaacgcccaacttaaccttacggttgaacagaaacttaagtttctggaagagaaggaggttcgagaccagcaagacgccgacgaaaaagctctcccagcattccggaagacggagaagtatgttccgccttacaagcgccgaaatcacaagagctcaccactatcgtctgactccgaatctggtaCTAAGTTTATggtccaatgcttcctttgtgacggagcccatggcgtacgagactgtccaagacgtgagagagctcgaaagctccttaaggaatacgacgctaagaaatcatctaagcCGCCTATTAAGACACTCAAGCAAAGGAATTCTCACAAAAagactggcaaagcatatggagccgaagaagtcaattcagagtcagatgaattatccgagacctcagactctgaacccgaggaaattgagacatgccgtctctcaaaagacattgtcggtaaggcctctccatctacttgggctgccgacactggcgcctcctcccacatgtctgaccaaccctcattgtttagacgaatgatcaagatcaagcgaagactagttcgggttggagggggagaattatatgcagactggaaaggagaagctcaagtggtgtgtaaagacggatcgtcgacatggttgtcagaagtactgcttgtacctaaccttggagtcaatttgttatcagggagaagaatttgcgcagcaggcctgaagggtcgtttcaattcacacgtactatgcttcaaactaggaaaggagatcattattaaagcaactatggacgacggcctctacgtagtgtcacacattgccgatggataccacgagacagcattcctaggcacggaaccccatacaccagttaagagcgagcttaaggttaatgaaaaggagagatacctgctgtatcacagacgtttcgcacacctaggacctacaaagattgccaaactccacgaagttacaactctccagaagaagattcaagttccagagaagattgaaatctgcgaagtgtgttccctgacaaagatgaagaacagcatccctaagcagctaagagagcacaaggccacgaagctagccttagtacagtttgacattgctggaccctttccaacatctctacgaggaaacaggtggttcctccaaattattgatagctacacgcggaaaaactgggttatcccgctgaagaaaaagggagacgcacaacgggaactccgaatctggaagacctttgtagaacatcaaactggcgagaaagtcaaagctgctggaaccgacaatgcaccagaacttctacagcaagctgaggaatggagagttacacaaggcgtggaaattcagcctacaacaattgcttcctcacaccagaatggaccagccgagcgaaacatccaaactgctgaagctgatatgagagcaatgttgaaagacgctggtttaccaattgagttttgggatgaagctgtcgaagcagacgcatacctacgcaaccgtacaaacacaggacctatgatcaatggaaagcaagtcagtcctgaagaggcattcacaggaacgaaaccatccattgaccacatccgtgtatgggggagcaaatgctattcgtacatcaaccctaaaacgattccagcagaccaacgacatgacaagctcgtggaccgtggcagaattggagtatttatgggatattctgagacaacaaataagcagttcaagttctattcgccagagcttggatacacctcaaggacaagccgattgtcagtggacgaatacacccctggagggaaagttgaactacgactgcgaaacataccagctggaccacaaggaacgcagaatacgatgccagaccgaaaaccaagaggaagacctaggaaggatctAGAATTATCTCCtgccgaacgaatggaaccaactcctaccgaacgaatggaaccatctcctgcagaaccaatggaaccatctcctaccgaaccaatggaaccatctcctgcagaaccaatagaaccagtttccgagaacctaatggaaccatcttcggcagagctaactcatgaaccagtgaagcgtcacagaggaagaccaaggaggctaactactattcctcctactgcaccatctgatgagcgggttcctaatcttgtgaacgaagaggggcccgaagaaccgtgtacccagtctgtacgagaaaaggagattccacgatacttcactagacaagccaaacggaagaggtctaacgaagagattgttgaggacgagagatttagcaagatcgttaaagctatgctagcccaagttggccttacagaagagcaaacacgactatctgagaaggctttcgcagcaaccgagatcgcaggaatccagatcccccagacacacgagcaagctatcaacgacccaaagtatggaaagcaatggaaagcagcaatacttgaagagataatcgcgttaatagagaatcgaacctgggaggaagttccaaagccaaaagacgcgaacatggttgattcaaagtgggtttttacagtcaaaacgaatctcgacgggactgttgagaggtttaaggcacgccttgtggcaagaggttttacgcaagcacacggaacagactacaacgagacttttgccccgacagtccgcatggacaccttacgtctgtttatggccactgtcgcagcggaaaacctggaatgtttccactttgacattaagaatgcattcacagagtcgcacttgaaggaagagatctttcttaagcaaccccaaggagtagaagtcaaaaaaggatacgtccttagagttctccgcagcttatacggactcaaacaggctgctcgcgactggaacttgttgataaagaaagaacttctggcatggggattcgtacaaagcctcgcagacccgtgcatgtttatccacaaagaaaaacaactccgtatcctcgtctacgttgatgacattgctgctgctgcaaaagatcgagctcaaattgattggttctacgagaagctttctggaagattcaacaccaagaacctggggagattcataagatccttggagtacgagttacgcgagacagaaagcgccgcacaatctacctcgatcaagaaca attacacttcatttaggccagccactgacaacgacacccgaatcgacatcactgaataccagcaagtgatagggagccttatgtttgctatggttcttacacgtccagacattgcattcaccctcggaaagctaagccaatacatgagcgatccagcagaacaccatggccatgcgttgaagaacctgctacgatatctaaggtcgacagtgacattgaagctacgctacggaccagggggagtacactcgcaatttgtcatctactctgatgctgactgggcaagcgacatggtagaccgaaagagcgtttcagggagcactgcaatgttctacggaggtccaatatcatggtctagcaagaagcaacggtctgttgcaacgtcaagctgcgaatctgaatacatcgcactatcaacatgctgcaagcaaggccagtggattgctcaaatgtttagagatcttgggttcccaaagtacattggaaaagacaccaacaaggtccagatgctaggagacaaccagggtgccattgcacttacaaagaaccctcaccttcacgaaagatcaaagcacatcgacgtctgttatcattttatccgagacctagcagaacaaggcaaactcgatgtggcctacgttccaactgcagacatggtggctgatggaatgacaaagccattgcagcgagtcgcattcgagagattcaagaaccaattaggagttgtccttggaccggacctgccctga